AAGCAGATCGCCGGCGGGGTCAACAACTGCGATGGCAGACGGCGCATTCCGCTGTTGCGCCGTCTTCTCGGCGGCCTGCAGGACTGTCTGGGCACCGGTCTGATCGAGGAGCAGCACTTTGACGGTCTGGCCGTGGGCCGACATGCAGAAGAGCGTGGCGACTATCCCGATGCTGACTTCAATCTTTGTCATTTGTGCTCACTTCAACGTCTCCAGGTAGGAGATGACATTCTCGCGGTCTGCCGCTTGCGGGAGGTTGATGAACATCTTGGTGCCATGGACGTCGGCCGCGGGATTGGCGAGGAACTGATCGAGAGTATGTTCGTCCCATGTGATGTTCGCTGCCTTCAGCGCTGGCGAATAGTTGTAGCCAGGCTCGGATCCGCTTTTGCGGCCGAAAACGCCGGCCAGCGACGGGCCGATCTTGTTTTCGCCCGGCGTCGTCGAATGGCATCCGGCGCACCGGGCGAACACCTGCTGTCCCGCCGTGGCGTTGCCGGTCGCCTTGGCCGATGAGACGACAAACATCATCCCGGTTGCTATGGCAACGGCGAGCGCCGGGAGGAGTGTGTCAATTGTGTTCCGCATGTTGTGAATACCTCGCGATTGGTGCCGCGGAAAGTTTTAGGCGATTCATCACGATCCAACTTGTCGCTCTTTGCTCAGACTGCGGAGTTCTTGCGGACCCGATCGCGCTCGAAGTCTCCGGCTGTCTGAATGCAGCGAAGAATGGCCAAGAGCTCAAATGATTCCGGAGTAGCGCAATTCCGTCATCATGCCCGTCATCATGTGATGGAGGTTATGGCAGTGAAACGCCCAGCGGCCGGGATTGTTCGCGTCGAACGCGATGGTGACGCTGCCCATCGGCGGCACCAGGACGGTGTCGCGCACAGCGCCTGCGACTGGGGTACCGTTTAGGGAGATCACCTGGAAGGCGTGGCCATGAAGGTGCATTGGGTGCTCCATCATCGACGCGTTCATCATCTCGATCACCACACGCTGCCCTGTGGTGACCATCAGTGGGGTTACGTCTGGCCAGAATTGGCCGTTCATGGACCAGGCATACGGCGACATGCCGCCGGCGAGGATCACCCGGTACGTTACGTCGGGCGCGCGCGGCGCCAAAGGCGTCACCGCTTCCAGGCGATGTTCAAGCGAGAGATCGACGGGCGGTGCATATTCTGCGGCCTCCGTGGCAAGGCGTGACACGGGCGCGCCGGACGCCGCAAGGATGATCCCGGTGCGCGCCCGCTTGCCCTCGACCTGCGCGAGGATCGGATAGGCCCCCTTGCCGGGAAGATCAATGATGACGTCGAGCCGCTGAGCAATGGCAAGCGGCAAACGGGTGCCGCGCACCGGCCGAACCGGATGGCCGTCGGCGGCGATCACGGTCCCGGTGAGCCCACCGAGATCGATCCAGAACTCGGTCGAGCACGCGCCGTTGATCAGCCGCAGCAGGACCCGTCCGCCCGGTTCGGTGCGGATGACTTGCGGATCGGCCAACGTGCGGTCATTGGCGAGGAAGGCGTCGTAGTCGATGTCATTGAGGTCCATCTTCATGCCGGACCCCATGCCCACGGCGGACATGCCGGAGCTGGTGTTCAGGGCACCCATTCGAAATCCCATGTTCATGCTGCTGCGCATGCCGCTCTTCTCTGTCGCGCTCGGGTTGGTGAGCCCCGCGAGCAACTCCTCCGGCGTGCGGAAGCTAAAATCATGCAACATCAGCACCACCTCCTGCCGGTCGGCGCGCAGATCCTCCGGGCTATGCACGATCAGCGGCGCGGACATTAATCTCTGTTCCTGCATGCCGTGATGCGAGTGCATCCAATACGTGCCGGTTATAGGTGCGTAGTCATAGGCGTGGGTGTCGCCGGCCGGGATCGGCGGCGTCTGCGGCCAGGGAAAGCCGTCCTGCTTCCAGGGTGGCAACTGGCCATGCCAGTGGATGATAGTGGCTGCGCCGGCCCGATTCAGCAGGTCGACACGAAAGCGCTCGCCGGGCAAGAGGGCGATGCCAGGTTTTCCCTTCGGGCCGTTGAGGCCGAATACTTGTGCCGGTTTGCCGTTGACGGAGAGGATTCTGGTTTCGGCCGTCAGGCGAAGGTCAGCGGCGCGACGTTCGGGTGCAGCAACGGCTCGCGTTACGGGCGCTAGGCGTATCGCGCCGGCTATCGCAACCGCGGACGCAAATATCCGGCGGCGGGTCAGGAGGGTGGTCTTTTCACTTTCGGTCATAATGTACTTGCCCACTGCGTTTGATCGCAGCTTGTCCTGATTAGTCGCTATACGAGATAGTCATCAATTCATCTGATGCTTTTGGGTGATTGCCGCGCTTTGCGTGCTATTGCCCAACGGCGCGAGCGCAGGTTTACGCGCAGGCACTGCGGCGAAGATGTCGCCGCGGAGCGCAAATGCGCAAGATCGCAACGACCGCAGCAAGAGAGCTAAAGTCGCTCGTCCAACGGATCGATACGTTCTGGTCGGTCGGTTGTCTCCTCCCGCCCCCGTGTCGCAACCGGCTTGGGCGCGGCTGGCCTCCGTAGTGCGGTGGCCGGCCGCATTCCCCCACCTCAATCGGGACAAGCAAGAGGAAGATGCTGTGGCGACAACGGCCCTCAACGTGAACGGCAAAACCGTCTCGGTAGCCGTCGATGACCCTGACACACCA
This portion of the Bradyrhizobium diazoefficiens genome encodes:
- a CDS encoding c-type cytochrome; this translates as MMFVVSSAKATGNATAGQQVFARCAGCHSTTPGENKIGPSLAGVFGRKSGSEPGYNYSPALKAANITWDEHTLDQFLANPAADVHGTKMFINLPQAADRENVISYLETLK
- a CDS encoding multicopper oxidase family protein; the protein is MTESEKTTLLTRRRIFASAVAIAGAIRLAPVTRAVAAPERRAADLRLTAETRILSVNGKPAQVFGLNGPKGKPGIALLPGERFRVDLLNRAGAATIIHWHGQLPPWKQDGFPWPQTPPIPAGDTHAYDYAPITGTYWMHSHHGMQEQRLMSAPLIVHSPEDLRADRQEVVLMLHDFSFRTPEELLAGLTNPSATEKSGMRSSMNMGFRMGALNTSSGMSAVGMGSGMKMDLNDIDYDAFLANDRTLADPQVIRTEPGGRVLLRLINGACSTEFWIDLGGLTGTVIAADGHPVRPVRGTRLPLAIAQRLDVIIDLPGKGAYPILAQVEGKRARTGIILAASGAPVSRLATEAAEYAPPVDLSLEHRLEAVTPLAPRAPDVTYRVILAGGMSPYAWSMNGQFWPDVTPLMVTTGQRVVIEMMNASMMEHPMHLHGHAFQVISLNGTPVAGAVRDTVLVPPMGSVTIAFDANNPGRWAFHCHNLHHMMTGMMTELRYSGII